The DNA sequence CCTCAACAAGCTCAGACAGTCTTCTATCTAGGCTAGATTCGTTCATGTTTAACCCCAACCTCTCAAGTTCGGCTTCAAGCTCCGCTTCAATTTTGCTCATACATTCTGAATTTTCATCTTCCTTCTCATCATATATTTTTTTGAGGCTAGTTATTGGAGAGTTATCCGTGTGCTTTTCAGGGGAAAATCCATTTAGCTCCTTATCGCAGAAGGAATGATCACATGTATCCTGTGAACCATAGTTTTCACTATGTAACTCCTTCACTGTCATTGAATCCTTCATGTCAAGTTCTTCCTGTAGATCTTGAACCAAATTCTCATTCTTCTTCAGCAATTCTCTCAACTTGtccatttctcttttatttgccaAGGTGGTAGATAATATACCAAAAGAAATCCCAAGACTGAAGAGAAATGTTGCATCTGACAATGACACATGTGTCAATAATAGTAGTTATCAAAGCAAAACACACAACATTACAAATTGAGTATCAGATACGTGATATAAACTCAGGAAGTTAAGCaacctaattttttaaaaagtcaagTTCTCAATACTGTATTTGATCTTACTACAAAGGTCAAGTACTTTTCTAATTATTGCAGATAATGAACATATGGACCTGAAGCAATTTCTTCCTAGCTTTGGCCCAAAGCAACATCCATTTGTAAAGGAATAATGAGACTGCCCAAATTCTCATGATAACTAGATTTGTGCATAGAGAAATTAAGCGCCTATTTGGTTTCTATATTTcatttcatatttttcttttcttaaagattttaagaagagAAATGGTGAAGACTGGAAgtaaaaaacaggaagaaaaatttcTTGTTTCATAATTTCCTTCACACAATCATTAAAAcaggagaaaaaaaaatcaacaatccCTGAGACTTTATAACATTTTTGAacagttaaaaatttatttgattttcagatAGCTGCTAATATATAAATCATGTTCTGCAGGATTAATGGATTGCATGAAAAAAATAGAACaatttactattgttttctttgtAATCAACCAAACAATGCAGATGAAGCTCAACAATTTGATATCAGAATGGGTGGACTACTGATAAATCACATACTTAAGATGCAGGAAATCTAAAAGAGTAGTTTTGTATCAAGAAACAATACCATGTTGAGTATAGACGTCTTTTCCATTTAGCACACCATTAAAAGAGCAAATTCTCCTACTTTGCTTATTTTTTGCATTAAATCTCATCTTCCTGAAACCACTGGATGATCTAAATTTTGGCAATGGCGGGACcccaaataatatattttcatcTTTCACTTGACTGGCTTCCCTGAGCAACTTGTTTTCTTCACTTCCAATAAACACAAATCTAGAATCATCATCGTCTGCGCTGCTAATTTTTTGGCTTCTATCACATACATGAAACGGCCCTGTGGCCCTAGATGGCGACGAAACAGAAGTAACAAAGCGTTCTTCAATATCAGCATGTTCTTTGTATAGCTGAGCCACTAAGCAACTTTCTAGTGAACTTATTGGTCTACTAGTATGAACACGCCTACGCTTAGTTCTAAGAGATGTTTTATTTCCGGCTACATTAAGTATAGAACTCACTTCTCTTCTAGGCAAACTCGGATGCAGGAAACCACAATGGCTACTAACATTTGAGCTTTGTTCATTTCCATCTTCAATATCATGATagttcccatttgctgtgaatgTACCTGTTAAATTCGATCCAAAAGGAACATCGCCATCATTCAAAGTCCTCAAGTGTCTAACTTCTTCACCATCAACCCCTATGTTAGAAGCCAGATCTAGAGTCGAAAGACCATCCGTTGAGTTCGCATCTGAAATCCTTCTATCCAAAGGAACATTCTTCCCCAATCTATCTCTCAATGCTCGCCCGCGAAAGGAGCTTATCGGGGACTCACAGTTCTCCAAATTGGGATCCTCTGAAGATAAATGAGGTGACCTATCACTACTCTTTGCAACCCTTTTCCAATATTTAGCTAAGTACCCAGCTCCAGCACCAGCTACAACTACCCAAAAATCCATTTTCCCTCTCCCTTCCACAAATACATACCAAAAATCAATACCTAAACTCCACAAAcaacttttttatctttttccttTCTATCATCAGCATTAAACAGAAAAGTGAAAAACCTTTCATCAATGTATTGCCACAAGAATAAGCTTAAATAATGTAATGTTCAACTTCCACGAAAAATAACAATCAAAACCAAAATTTCTGATTCAACGGAAAAACCCTACCTTTCAGTAATCTAGCACAAAGAAACTACTGCACAAGTAGATAGATGGAAAATCCAGCTTAAAGAATGAACcgaactaattaataattaaaaaaagggaaaaaattaaGCAATGCTCCAAGTCCCTGAGATACTAACCAATGTGACTGAACAAATTTCTGaagaatcaaataaaaacaaagaaaagatagCAACTTTAGAGCAGTTAAACCAAGAAATGGATCAAGAATTCAGAATGAGATGTAGAAACTAAAAAGCTACAGAGAGTCGTTGGTGGGTTGGTTCCAAATTTTGGAAGCGGAGAAAACAAATGAGAAAAacgaaacaagaaaaagaaaaaagaaaacgttTTTTTGGGTGTTGATATTTAATTTATGGAAAGCACTTAGTGGAGACAGTGAAGATTGAAAGCAAATCTATGAAACGAAAAAAACCCGCACGATTTTTGCGGATTCTAAGTGGTTGGATTCGTAGAAAGAAAAGAAACCGATCACTTTAGAGAACCCTCTGTACCTTACAACTTTCAACGccgtttgttttatttattttcttcaacCAACAACGTGATATGGACAATTAGGTaattcaattagcatttaattagtactaatatataaattaataattatagatttCCCACAAAGGGAAAAAAATCAATGGACTAAAAAGGAAAGCATTTTTTGTTCTtcctttttgggtttttttttttctaatcatAAATACAAAAAGATTAATTTGTGTCAAAAGTACAtttcaagaatataataataataataatattttttaaggttttatgcATTTaatgtgttaaaaaaataaaaatattttcataatttttaataaaatacattcttttttttttaaattttcaaaatgtattcttaaaatatatattaacaaaatacATACAAAAAAGGATTAAGttagtattaaaaaataatttttaattagttaatattagttaattttttattataaaattatgttaTTGAGAGTTTAATAGAATTTAGAATTAAGAATacgatttagaatttagaatttataatttaatatttaaaatttaaaattaaaaaaattaaataatattagctACCTAATTATGAAAATAATAGCATATCCAAACGATAACAAAATCAAACATATAAACTAATTATTAATACAGTTTATTAAcctatagaaaaaaattattacaattcaTTAGCCGTTTGTGTGGTTCTGACTTTAGAGGTTTTAAAAATTGGATATCCTTGTGAGTTATGAGTGTTTATAagaaatagatttttttattgttaaaaaaaattgagtataaagtgtgatttttaattttttattattttttttatatttattttttgtttcactTATAAAACTAACGATAACAAAACACATTTTattctttcaattattaaaaaaattaaaaagatgcattCCCGTATTTATACGAGACATTTAGATAAGATATATTGTCGCTTTTTTTTTGTCTAGAGATAAATAATACTTCAAAGaagaatcaagtgagagaacataagatgaaaagacaccacatccaactcaaaaccttaaggtgtcaagttaatgggtctctcatcttataaactcctcactcttctttactttgtttgatgtgggactaacttcaatactcctcacacttgcaacactaacaatatCAAAGCCTAAAAGGCTACAAACAAATTATTCTCAATAACATGTTGAAGCTCATGCCATAGAAAAAACCGTTCCACATACTCTCTATCATCAATTGCTGCAAAACATGAGATCAGCAGCATTGTTTGTTGTTCTTTGAATGACATTGATCTCTATATATATTCCAATCAACATACAAGAAGtcctgattttttttataatcaaatcatGTTCATTCCTAAGATGGTCACTCTCTCTTATTTGAATTAGATTAAAAAGCCTTTAAGCAATAACTTTTTTGAAATCACATTCTATAGCCAAAACAATACTTTTTTAAATTACATGAACTTCATATCTAGAAACCCTCATTAGCGGAAGAGATCTTATGCACCGTTTAATTCAACCACTAATTGAATTATCcaaaatacaactaaaatttACTATTTCAAAAGACTAGTATCTATCTGAATTTAATTTGACCGAATTAAGAAAAAAAGGGAATAAAGAAAAACTAATATAGAAGATGTTAAagattttttatgaaaaagaatAGAGTAAAACTCTCTAGATGTACTTTGAATAAAATTAATCACTTTATTAGTAGTCAATAAGTCATTATTATTGAATATATCATTATTATGATATCGTCAAATCTACCAAATAACAACAAAAAAGAGAAAGACATTATTCCGCTTATTTCTATAAATCCATTGCATAAGATCAAGTTGGAAATTATTTCTGTATCGATCCCAAACAATTCTGTTTTTGGGATAATTTCTTAAACAATGAAGAATAGTCTTCGACGCAAAGGAGTAACGATGGCAAATACTAATATTCAGTTATGCtatatatatcaatatttttGATAATCATATCCAATTAAATTGATAcaaatctaacaaaaaaatatacacgTATATCATGTAGttctttatttttgcattttttcagcacaaaaaatttattacaaaagacagaaattttactaaaaagcacacaaattttgttacaaagcatataaatttttaattacaatacataaAGTTTTGTACATGACACAAATTTATGAATATAACATAGAAACTTTtgtatataatacaaaaatttatttgatataacataatttttttgtgttgtatttttttatattgtatactaaaatttctatatttaatatttttgttgaatatttatggaaaaagaaaaagaagatgacaataataataataatgatgataatgattaATGAAAGAgaatgagaagaaaaaagaaaaaatagtagtAGACAAAGAAAATGACAGTGACGACAATAACGATAATAGCGGAATTGATGGTAGCAACAAtaatgacaaaattaaaaaaagaagcatgtaaaaaaaataattaaaaaaaagaagaagtaacAATTACActttcttaaaaaagaaaaaccaacTCTGTACAATTTTGAAAATCGAAGATGAGCGGTGGAGTGAGCGGGGAAGAGACtttgagggtgaaacacggtgaGGCAGCCGATAATGTCGgcggaagagataagggggagagcggGGGAGGGATTGCATCAGGAGAAAAGGAGGATCATATTTCGGGAGGGGTTTCTAAGCCTTTGAAGGTTTCTTTCAGGGACAAAGTTGTGGGTTCCAAGATTGCTAAAGCTTTTTCACTTGTTGAAACTTTATCGGGAGATAACATTGCGATAGTTTCTGGGAAGCAAGGAGATCTCTTACCACCGAGTGTCACATTTACCCAAGAAGCTAAGAATTGCTTGGCAGAACCTTATAAGGATGCTATAGTGATTAAGGTGCTAGGTAAACATTATAGCTACACTGCATTGTCTCATAAACTCCGAACGGTATGGAGGATTAAGGgaggttttgatttattggacgtGGGCTTTGACTACTTTCTTGTGAAGTTTGATGTGGCTGAGGAGCGAGAAAAGGTTCTCTTAGGAGGTCCATGGATGATTGAGGGAAATTATGTGGCTGTGAAGCCTTGGGACCAAGAGTTTAGATCAAGTGAAAACTGTTTTGGAGCAACTTTAGTGTGGATTAGAATTTCTGGATTACCAATTTGGTGCTACCAAGAAGATGCAATGCTCCGTGTTGCGGCTGCAGTTGGCATTCCCGTTAAGGTTGATTTGGCAACAAAATTAGCTGAAAGAGGACGATATGCTCGAGCCTGTGTTCAGATAGATTTAGGATTGCCAGTGACTAAGAAGATTCTTGTTGAAGGTGTTGAATATGAGGTTGAATATGAAAGTCTTCACCTTATTTGTGGCTCCTGTCTCAAGTTTGGTCATGATATGAAGGTGTGCAAGACTGACAGCAATGCAGGAGGAGGAACTAATGCCAAGGTGATCAGCGATGTAGCAAAACAGCCAGaaagctcaaattcaaaaaaTCCAGTGCATGTGGAAAAGGCAAGTTTTCATTTTGGCAAGAATCTTGGAGATGAGACTGTAAATGTTATTGTCCCGGATTTAGTGGAGAGTGATTTGCATGCTGTTCATATAGACCATGCACAACATGAGGATTTGGAAGGTTGGACTCAAGTGATTAGGAAAAGAAAGTATAAAATGGGTCAAAAGCCTTCTCCTAGTACCCATCAGGTCCAACCAAAAGCAAAGAAGACTCCTAACAAGGCTACCAGTACTTGGACAAGGCCTAACCACCAACGTACAACACATGCTACTGGATCCAAAGTAAAATTAAGCAGGGGCATCAATATTGGAAAATCGGTTAGTGTGGCTTCTTCGGGGACCCGGCACCATGTTCATTATCAGCAGCAATGTGAGACAACAAATGGCACTGTGCGAAAGCGTCCTCGCCCAAACTCTTTGCAGAATTCACCAGTAGATAAGGATGGAGCATCGACGGCAGGTATGGTGCAAGTTTCGACGGAGAAAATTGGGCTGCCACTTGAGAGTCCATTAAAGGCAGGATTGTCGAAGACAGGGACAACATGTTGAGTCTCGGGTTTGTTATTGGAGCTCcctttttgctgttttttatGGATAGTTTCAATATCATAGCCTGGAATGTGAGGGGTGCGTCTAACAAGATGGCCCGTGTGCATTGCAAAAATTTGGTGAGAATATATaaaccatctttcttctttctctttgagactcataccatgtttaataatttaaaaattttttgggataagttgggttttcattgtGTTGGTATTGAGGAAGCAGTAGGACACAGGGGTGGCATTTGGTTTCTATCTTCTATTGCTAATGCTTCTTGTGTGGTTATTGATCAAATTGACCAATGTATCACAGTGAAAGTGAGTGTGGGTAACTTAGTTTGGCTTTGTAGTGCAGTATATGGGAGTCCTCAATTCGAAAAAAGATGTATGCTTTGGGATCATTTGCGTTCTATTAATTCAGGCCATAATAGACCATGGATGgccattggtgattttaatgagattgtgGCACCAGATGAGAGTACAggtgcttatttttcttctcacagAGCTAGTCTATTAGCTACTACTCTAGATGACTGTGAGCTCTTTGATCTTAAAGTGACTGGTAGGAGATATACTTGGTATAGAGCAGTTCAGGCTAGCAGGGACTTGGCTAAAAGGTTGGATAGAGCTCTAGTTAATGAGGCGTGGATGTCAATGTTTCCTGAGGGTTATTCTGAAATTCTTAGCAGGCTTCattctgatcattgtcctatttTAGTTCGTTGTCATGGTAGCCCCAGAGTGAAAGGTTCTCGTCCTTTTAGGTTCCAAGCTGCGTGGGCAACACATCCTTCTTATAAACATGTTATTAGTAAGGCTTGGAATCAAGAGTTTGGAGGCGTTACTGAAAGGCTTAAGATGGTTCAACAGGCTTCTTTGGACTTCAACtcaaagatttttggaaatatttttgtgCGAAAAAATAAGCTGGAATATCAGATTGATCAGATTCAACGGCGTTTGGAGGTTACCGATGTGTTATCTCTGAGAATTAAAGAAGCTGAACTGAGGGAAGATTATAATAGGCTTTTATTGCAAGAGGAACTTTTTTGGTACCAGAAATCTAGAGAGCAGTGGGTCAAGTATGGGGATAGAAACActaaattctttcatcttcagactttggtgcgtagaaaccataatagagtacatggattatatgttagagataggtcttggtctactgatccagatattctccaggaagaagccctctctttttacaagaatctctttggtacaacggaagaggttgaagttgattgtttaggggatgttccgatgcccactctaagcactgaggcttgtgctaggttaattgaccctgtctcttttgcggaagtcaagtcagcagtattcagtatgagcccttttaaggctcctggtccagatggctttcaagcttatttttttaaagaatattgggagatagtaggcactgagatttggaatattgtccggagcgcttttttgggagagttcttaaatcctagcatcatggaaactctgattgtgcttattcctaaaattgataatcctacctttatgaaggatttcaggcctattagcttgtgtaatgttgtttataaaattatcaccaaagtattgactaaccgacttcggccttttcttccagatattgttagtcctttacaaggaggttttattccgggtcgtggtgctcctgataatattattgtggcccaagaaattttgaatttcatgaagcacacaaaacccaagaaaggtactcttgcttttaaaattgatcttgaaaaagcttatgatagggtggattggaggtttttggagagtactctcattgcttttggttttcctatcatcactgttaatttgattatgactTGTGTCCGTGCATCCTCTCTTTCTATTAtgtggaatgggaatagattggatagttttgctcctagaaggggacttagacagggcgatccaatgtctccttacttatttgtgctttgtatggaaagacttgcctgctatatatctcataaggtggtcgagggtgtgtggaaaccagtttctgtcactaggggtggcccaaaattttctcatttgatgtttgcagatgatctcttACTCTTCTACCAGGCTACAAAAAGTCAGGTCCAAATGGTCATGCATTCTCTTAATATTTTTTGCAAGGCATCTGGCATGAAAGTGAATCTTGAAAAGtctaaagctttttgttctaaaaatgtgactgctcgtagaagagatatttttactagtgtttcttcaatacgttttgctttggacttaggaagatatcttggagttaaccttaatcattcccgtaccagtagggcttcttttcattcggtgattgaaaaggtgaggggaagattagctaattggaaaggaaggcttctaaataaagcagggagactttgcctgatcaattctgttgcagcatccattcctgtctatcatatgcaggtatccttttttccaaattgggtttgtgataaattatcttctatgatgagacagttcctttggaagggtcaag is a window from the Arachis hypogaea cultivar Tifrunner chromosome 1, arahy.Tifrunner.gnm2.J5K5, whole genome shotgun sequence genome containing:
- the LOC112772582 gene encoding uncharacterized protein codes for the protein MDFWVVVAGAGAGYLAKYWKRVAKSSDRSPHLSSEDPNLENCESPISSFRGRALRDRLGKNVPLDRRISDANSTDGLSTLDLASNIGVDGEEVRHLRTLNDGDVPFGSNLTGTFTANGNYHDIEDGNEQSSNVSSHCGFLHPSLPRREVSSILNVAGNKTSLRTKRRRVHTSRPISSLESCLVAQLYKEHADIEERFVTSVSSPSRATGPFHVCDRSQKISSADDDDSRFVFIGSEENKLLREASQVKDENILFGVPPLPKFRSSSGFRKMRFNAKNKQSRRICSFNGVLNGKDVYTQHDATFLFSLGISFGILSTTLANKREMDKLRELLKKNENLVQDLQEELDMKDSMTVKELHSENYGSQDTCDHSFCDKELNGFSPEKHTDNSPITSLKKIYDEKEDENSECMSKIEAELEAELERLGLNMNESSLDRRLSELVEVDADFVADFAQGELRADMVDGEDFDLPKSNEDASDPMIVPANYAVSPHELSLRLHEVIQSRLEDRVQELELALQNSQRKLRVMESKHAGSSQEYFPSCKQASSFAKGNILTYDDCDPIAEPRAANLSSEALAEYNEAFEDSIKVDESEEHSLPSNYDSANKGRSHIHDWDVFGEDQHGGGNGSMSQSPVNGERLSMELSSSEVLILARQSSSVQGLDDVSGDEDCDCDSEMERQLIRQIVERTKKGSPALQNARRILYSMDDDYDEH
- the LOC112772669 gene encoding uncharacterized protein encodes the protein MSGGVSGEETLRVKHGEAADNVGGRDKGESGGGIASGEKEDHISGGVSKPLKVSFRDKVVGSKIAKAFSLVETLSGDNIAIVSGKQGDLLPPSVTFTQEAKNCLAEPYKDAIVIKVLGKHYSYTALSHKLRTVWRIKGGFDLLDVGFDYFLVKFDVAEEREKVLLGGPWMIEGNYVAVKPWDQEFRSSENCFGATLVWIRISGLPIWCYQEDAMLRVAAAVGIPVKVDLATKLAERGRYARACVQIDLGLPVTKKILVEGVEYEVEYESLHLICGSCLKFGHDMKVCKTDSNAGGGTNAKVISDVAKQPESSNSKNPVHVEKASFHFGKNLGDETVNVIVPDLVESDLHAVHIDHAQHEDLEGWTQVIRKRKYKMGQKPSPSTHQVQPKAKKTPNKATSTWTRPNHQRTTHATGSKVKLSRGINIGKSVSVASSGTRHHVHYQQQCETTNGTVRKRPRPNSLQNSPVDKDGASTAAWNVRGASNKMARVHCKNLLGFHCVGIEEAVGHRGGIWFLSSIANASCVVIDQIDQCITVKVSVGHNRPWMAIGDFNEIVAPDESTGAYFSSHRASLLATTLDDCELFDLKVTGRRYTWYRAVQASRDLAKRLDRALVNEAWMSMFPEGYSEILSRLHSDHCPILVRCHGSPRVKGSRPFRFQAAWATHPSYKHVISKAWNQEFGGVTERLKMVQQASLDFNSKIFGNIFVRKNKLEYQIDQIQRRLEVTDVLSLRIKEAELREDYNRLLLQEELFWYQKSREQWVK